The following proteins are co-located in the Desulfobacterales bacterium genome:
- a CDS encoding NAD(P)-dependent oxidoreductase: MKIGFIGMGIMGRRMAANLANAGYDLRVYNRTKIKPLPFMCLKNAQWMESAKDVAAASDVVFTMLSTPAVVYEVAAGAEGFLGAMSAGSLWVDSSTVNPAFSRKMAALCKEQNIRFLDAPVAGSKQPAEQGELVFLVGGDGAAVQECAPLFEIMGKKYIHAGENGMGTSFKMVFNLLLGEAMMAFSEGLVLGESLGLSREKMLDVLLQSPVAAPFLQGKRKKLEDGDYEPEFPLQWMQKDLHLAAQSAFEQNQALPALNGIKEIYALAKQNGWAEADFSGIYEFLRQKRDGD; the protein is encoded by the coding sequence ATGAAAATCGGATTTATCGGTATGGGTATTATGGGCCGGCGGATGGCGGCCAACCTGGCCAATGCCGGCTATGATCTGCGGGTCTATAACCGGACAAAGATTAAACCGCTCCCGTTCATGTGTTTGAAGAACGCCCAGTGGATGGAATCGGCAAAGGATGTGGCGGCGGCCTCGGATGTGGTTTTTACCATGCTGTCAACCCCGGCGGTGGTTTATGAAGTGGCTGCCGGGGCAGAGGGGTTTCTGGGCGCCATGTCAGCGGGCTCCCTATGGGTGGACAGCAGCACGGTGAACCCCGCGTTTTCCAGAAAAATGGCCGCACTTTGCAAGGAGCAAAACATCCGTTTCCTGGATGCACCGGTGGCCGGCTCCAAGCAGCCGGCAGAGCAGGGGGAACTCGTTTTTCTGGTGGGCGGGGATGGAGCGGCTGTACAGGAATGTGCACCGCTTTTTGAGATCATGGGAAAAAAATACATTCATGCCGGGGAAAACGGCATGGGCACGTCCTTTAAAATGGTATTTAATCTGCTTTTGGGTGAGGCCATGATGGCCTTTTCCGAGGGGCTTGTGCTTGGCGAATCCCTTGGGCTCTCCCGGGAGAAGATGCTGGATGTGCTGCTGCAGTCCCCGGTGGCCGCCCCTTTTCTGCAGGGAAAGCGAAAGAAGCTTGAGGACGGGGATTACGAGCCCGAGTTTCCGCTGCAGTGGATGCAGAAAGATCTTCATCTGGCCGCCCAAAGCGCGTTTGAGCAAAATCAAGCGCTCCCGGCATTAAACGGGATCAAGGAGATCTATGCCCTGGCCAAACAGAATGGCTGGGCGGAAGCTGATTTTTCAGGTATCTATGAATTTCTGCGGCAGAAGAGGGATGGGGATTAG
- a CDS encoding toxin-antitoxin system HicB family antitoxin: MSTLSLRIPNSLHEQIRLLAKREGISINQFVASAAAEKMAALLTEEYIEARAKKGSIKKFEKVLKKVPDSKPEHYDRI, encoded by the coding sequence ATGAGCACTTTAAGTTTACGAATCCCAAACTCGCTACACGAACAGATTAGGCTTCTTGCCAAAAGGGAAGGTATCTCTATCAATCAGTTTGTTGCGTCAGCAGCAGCTGAAAAAATGGCCGCCCTATTAACCGAAGAATATATTGAGGCAAGAGCTAAAAAGGGAAGTATAAAGAAATTTGAGAAAGTGCTTAAAAAAGTGCCGGATTCAAAGCCAGAGCATTATGACAGAATATAA
- a CDS encoding 4Fe-4S dicluster domain-containing protein: MADSNADANQEEQISELKTKFQKGVINRREFIRMLTALGISVSAGGIFMDMASAAEQAGNSGTQPGYTIIFDPARCTGCMSCAMACADKYMQQIAPEQARHTINLEFARIRPMRFQFVDFVNVCQYCELIKWAEGTEQHPCEAVCPTGALHRVKKGEGKEGYTGMGYMTVDRGLCLGIDNCGRCLEVCEDQFGSGISFDPVEGKAQVCTRCGGDPECVKACPEDALQFIPVQVNGRYYANSPDHAAELLYKKMFNKERAL, encoded by the coding sequence ATGGCTGATTCCAACGCAGATGCCAACCAGGAGGAGCAAATTTCGGAACTGAAAACCAAATTCCAAAAGGGGGTCATAAATCGCCGGGAATTTATCAGGATGCTGACCGCCCTGGGGATTTCGGTTTCTGCCGGAGGCATTTTTATGGATATGGCCTCGGCGGCGGAACAAGCCGGCAATTCAGGGACGCAGCCGGGCTACACGATCATATTTGATCCCGCCAGGTGTACCGGCTGCATGTCCTGCGCCATGGCATGCGCTGACAAGTACATGCAGCAAATCGCCCCCGAACAGGCCCGGCATACCATCAACCTGGAGTTTGCCCGGATACGGCCCATGCGCTTCCAGTTTGTGGATTTTGTCAATGTCTGCCAGTACTGCGAACTGATCAAATGGGCGGAAGGCACCGAGCAGCACCCGTGCGAGGCGGTTTGCCCGACCGGCGCCCTTCACCGGGTCAAAAAAGGAGAAGGCAAAGAAGGCTATACCGGCATGGGATATATGACCGTGGACCGTGGACTGTGTCTTGGCATCGACAATTGCGGGCGGTGCCTGGAAGTCTGCGAAGACCAGTTCGGAAGCGGCATATCCTTTGATCCCGTCGAGGGCAAGGCGCAGGTATGCACCCGCTGCGGCGGGGACCCGGAGTGCGTAAAAGCCTGTCCGGAAGATGCCCTGCAGTTTATTCCGGTACAGGTCAACGGCCGCTACTATGCCAACAGTCCGGACCATGCCGCTGAACTCCTGTATAAGAAAATGTTTAACAAGGAAAGGGCGTTATAA
- a CDS encoding aldehyde ferredoxin oxidoreductase C-terminal domain-containing protein has product MSVYYGFTGKIARIDLSAGSVTTVEPPEEVYRKYLGGWALGMYYLFKEGLAEPDKDPLGPENMLQLLVGPVTGIAPNPRTAIVTKSPYGFNCITLCGGQGGANLKFAGWDGIQVVGKSDKPVYIAVIDDDIEIRDATEFWGMGTEESEMAMRKSVLAPIETSGSTLTESDLTKKWAKLRPPKNQGIGGKRLASTWVIGPAGENKVWFANMVTEGARAHGRYGSGAVAGAKNLKGIVVRGTRGQKFADKKKFTQIMANIQKREKTSHFWRTYGTAGISAKESNVMGGYPIRNWQWESWADPRTVKALSGPFVDQLSFVRKQACPGCALHCLYPARISSDDEMMDETITDMPDWEAMGMVGGNIGYLEAEGTDPGDPYGGTFKDMTENAAKTQYTTWFSDNTGMDFIEGGALLGLLMELRQRDLIEPADLDGIDIKWGDLTSVKAVLEKTVSGDGIGAVLAKGTYETARYLSRKKENDEIMYYSMTGKRYAQPAHGARSNHDRNALDYVTVVRPCEHTGGGSKAFMKDPIDYEGAVNGQNFNAAVNSMVYCLFASGFWGDEGNVELVKAVTGWSDFDKKDFLKVGERAYALSRLFNLRSQNIKDPRKEWDSPDMFPARWFKEPLPTGPYKGKTAFGGDTAKLFDECLPQYWAQRGWSRDKGIPAEEKLKELGIAEIAGDIAARLRS; this is encoded by the coding sequence ATGAGTGTATATTACGGATTCACGGGAAAAATTGCCAGAATCGATCTTTCCGCCGGTTCGGTGACCACCGTCGAGCCGCCGGAAGAAGTATACCGAAAATACCTGGGCGGATGGGCCCTGGGTATGTATTACCTTTTCAAGGAGGGCCTTGCAGAACCGGATAAAGATCCGCTGGGGCCTGAAAACATGCTGCAGCTTCTTGTGGGTCCGGTTACCGGCATCGCCCCGAACCCGCGAACCGCCATTGTGACGAAAAGCCCGTACGGATTCAACTGTATTACCCTATGCGGCGGCCAGGGCGGCGCCAACCTGAAATTTGCCGGCTGGGACGGCATCCAGGTCGTGGGCAAATCGGATAAGCCCGTATATATCGCCGTAATAGACGATGATATCGAAATCCGGGATGCCACGGAATTCTGGGGCATGGGGACCGAAGAGTCAGAGATGGCGATGCGGAAAAGCGTGCTTGCCCCCATAGAGACCTCAGGCAGCACCCTCACAGAATCCGACCTGACGAAAAAATGGGCGAAGCTCAGGCCGCCCAAAAATCAGGGAATCGGCGGCAAACGGCTGGCCAGCACGTGGGTGATCGGACCGGCCGGAGAAAACAAAGTCTGGTTTGCCAACATGGTCACGGAAGGCGCCAGGGCTCACGGCCGTTACGGCTCCGGTGCGGTGGCCGGTGCGAAAAATTTGAAGGGCATTGTCGTCAGGGGCACCCGGGGCCAGAAATTCGCTGATAAAAAGAAATTTACACAGATCATGGCCAATATCCAAAAGCGCGAGAAGACCAGCCATTTCTGGCGAACCTACGGCACTGCCGGAATCAGCGCCAAGGAAAGCAATGTAATGGGCGGATACCCCATCCGGAACTGGCAGTGGGAATCCTGGGCGGATCCAAGAACCGTAAAGGCATTGTCCGGCCCCTTTGTGGACCAGCTAAGCTTTGTCCGCAAACAGGCCTGCCCGGGCTGCGCCCTGCATTGTCTCTATCCCGCCCGGATCAGCAGTGACGACGAGATGATGGATGAGACCATCACCGATATGCCGGATTGGGAAGCCATGGGCATGGTCGGCGGCAACATCGGCTACCTGGAAGCCGAAGGCACGGACCCGGGCGATCCCTATGGCGGCACCTTCAAGGATATGACGGAAAATGCGGCCAAAACCCAGTATACCACGTGGTTTTCTGACAATACCGGCATGGATTTTATTGAAGGCGGCGCATTGCTGGGCCTGCTCATGGAACTGCGGCAAAGGGATCTGATCGAACCCGCGGATCTGGACGGCATTGATATAAAATGGGGGGATTTAACATCCGTTAAAGCCGTTTTGGAAAAGACGGTTTCCGGGGACGGCATCGGAGCGGTTCTGGCCAAAGGCACCTATGAGACGGCCAGGTATCTCAGCCGCAAAAAGGAAAACGATGAGATCATGTACTACAGCATGACCGGCAAACGGTATGCACAGCCCGCCCACGGCGCCAGGAGCAACCATGACCGCAATGCCCTGGATTACGTCACTGTGGTCCGGCCCTGCGAACATACCGGCGGCGGCTCCAAGGCTTTTATGAAAGACCCGATCGACTATGAAGGGGCGGTAAACGGCCAGAATTTCAATGCCGCCGTCAATTCCATGGTCTATTGTCTTTTTGCCAGCGGCTTCTGGGGCGACGAAGGCAACGTGGAACTGGTCAAGGCGGTGACCGGCTGGAGCGATTTTGACAAAAAAGATTTTCTCAAAGTCGGCGAGCGGGCCTATGCCCTTTCCAGGCTCTTTAATCTCCGGTCCCAGAACATTAAAGATCCCAGAAAAGAATGGGACAGCCCGGACATGTTTCCCGCCCGATGGTTTAAAGAGCCCTTGCCCACCGGCCCATACAAGGGCAAAACCGCTTTCGGCGGCGACACTGCAAAGCTTTTTGACGAATGCCTGCCCCAGTACTGGGCGCAAAGAGGCTGGAGCCGGGACAAGGGCATCCCGGCGGAAGAAAAGCTAAAAGAGCTGGGCATCGCCGAAATCGCCGGGGATATCGCAGCCAGGCTCAGAAGCTAA
- a CDS encoding putative toxin-antitoxin system toxin component, PIN family: MKIVLDTNVIFTGLNSRKGASFRLLSLLPSKKFSIAISVPLIIEYESVLMRGQLPASISEKDIGDVIDFLCHIGNKQDIFFLWRPCLPDPSDDLILEVAVAGDCDAIITYNKKHFKHAKRFGLNVYDPKEFLIEIGGLK, encoded by the coding sequence ATGAAAATTGTTTTAGATACAAATGTTATTTTCACGGGTTTAAACTCTCGGAAAGGGGCCTCGTTTCGTCTGCTCTCACTTTTGCCGAGTAAAAAGTTTTCAATTGCGATATCCGTCCCTCTGATTATTGAATATGAATCCGTACTGATGAGAGGCCAACTACCGGCATCGATATCTGAAAAAGACATCGGTGATGTTATTGACTTTCTTTGCCATATTGGGAACAAGCAAGACATTTTTTTTCTTTGGCGACCTTGCTTGCCTGATCCATCTGACGATCTTATTTTGGAAGTCGCGGTAGCCGGAGATTGCGATGCGATTATCACATATAACAAAAAACATTTTAAACATGCCAAGAGATTTGGATTAAACGTTTACGATCCGAAGGAATTTCTTATTGAAATAGGAGGACTAAAATGA